CGGCCACCCCGGAGGACCATGTGTCGCACCCAAAAGAACAATCCAAGAATTTTGTAAATTCCCTCGATGAGGCGCACAGCGCTACCCAGGCGGTGCATGTCGGCCTGCAGCGTGGTCCGGGCGAGGGCGTCGGCCTGCCGATCTACGACGCGGTCGCCTGGGAGTTTCAGGATCTGGAGCACGCCGCGCACATCTTCGCGACGAACGACGGGCTGTCGTACAGCCGCATCGGCAACCCCACCCTCAGCGCCCTGGAGGCGCGTGTCAGTGCCCTGGAGGGCGCGCTGGGCGCGGTGGTGACGGGAACGGGTCAGGCAGCGACGCTGCTCTCCCTCATCACCCTGGCGCGCGCGGGTGACCACATCGTGGCGTCCGCCAGCCTGTTCGGTGGTACGGTCGCGCTGCTCACGAGTGTCCTGCCGAATTTCGGCATCACCACCAGCCTTGTCGCCAATGACGCCGAGTCCATCCGGGCGGCCCTGCAGCCCAATACCCGCGCGGTTCTGGTCGAGACCATCGGCAATCCGGCGCTGGACATTCCTGACTTTGGGGCCATCAGCGGCGTGACGCGCACGGCGGGCGTTCCATTGATCGTCGACAACACCTGGGGTGCGGTGGGCGCATTGTGCCAGCCTTTTCGGCACGGCGCGGACATCATCGTCCATTCGCTGACCAAGTGGGCGGCAGGTCATGGTGCCGCGCTGGGAGGCGCGGTGCTGTGCCGCCCGGGCTTGGACTGTTCGGCAAACCCGCTGTTCAGCGAACATGACCGCGAAGGCGTCTCGCTCTGGCAGCGTCACGGTGAACTGGCCTTTTTGTGGCGGGCACGGCAGCTGGGCCTTTCGCAAATGGGCATGGTCCTGTCGCCCCAGCTTGCCAAGAGCATCTTTCAGGGCCTGGAGACCATGCAGTTGCGCGTCGAGCGTGAGTGCGCCACAACCCTGGCACTGGCACACTGGCTGCAGAGCCAACCCGGCGTGACCCAGGTCGCGTATCCGGGCCTGGAGAGTCACCCCTCGAACACGCTGGCGCACCGTTACCTTCCCAGCGGGCCAGGCGCCGTCCTGACCTTCAACGTCGCGGGCGGTCTGGAGGGCGCTTCACGCTTTCTGAGCGCACTGACCCTGATTCGCCGTGCAGCCAACCTGGGTGACACCCGCACCCTGGCCATTCATCCGTGGACCACCACGCACGGTCGCCTGGGGGAGGCAGCGCGCATTCAGGCCGGTGTCACGCCCGACCTGATCCGTCTGTCGGTGGGCCTTGAAGCCCCCGGGGATTTGCAGGCCGACTTGCGGCGAGCACTGGACGCGGCGCTCAGAAGCGAGCTGGTCTCCTCGGACTGAATTTCGGCCCGCTGGCTGCACGCAGAAACCCGCCGCACAGGACAGCATCTTCCTGTGCAGCGGGTTTTCCTCAGCTTCAGTCGTCGCTGGCTGTCGGAGCGGTCAGGCGTTTGCGCCAGCGCATGCCGTACCCAAAGGGATTCATGGCCGGGTCGATCGTCATCTCGCGTGGCGTGCGGCTGCCCTGCGTGGCGTGCGCCAGCGCGCGCATGTCGGTTTTGGGGCTGCGGTCTTCGTAGAGCAGCCCGTTTTTCTCCTGAAAGGTGTCCGTGAGCTGCGTGTAGCAGAAGCCCGACAAACCGAAGCATTCATGGGTGGCTTCCAGCAGCCCGGTGTAGTCGTTCAGAAAGTCGGCTTCGTCGTCCGAGACGCTGTAGCCCCATCCGCTTTCCGCCTCGTACTCGGACACCCCGAAACCCTTGCCGGGATTGCCGCCCGGCACAAAGGCAATCCCGCCGAACTCCGAGAGGATCACCGGCTGCTCGGCCACCTGAAAGCCGGCCACGGTAATGACACGGTCACCGGGACGCTGCTGCTCGATTGAGCGCCGGGTGCTTTCCAGCGTGCCGTAACGCAGGCGCAGCACATCGGGATCGTCGGTGTAGTCGTGGACGGTGATCAGGTCGGTCGCCACATGCTCCCAGCCGTCATTTCCGATCACCGGACGGCTGGGGTCAAGGGTCTTGGTCAGGTGGTAAAGCGCGCGCACGTAATCACGGTGGGCGGCGTTGGTGGGCAGGTCAGGCACCCCCCATGATTCGTTGAGCGGCACCCAGGCCACGATGCAGGGATGTGAAGCGTCGCGTTTGATCGCCTCGGTCCATTCCCGGGTCAGCCGCTCCACTGCCGTGTTGTTGAAGCGGTACGGGCTGGGCATCTCCTCCCATACCAGCAGGCCCAGCACATCGCACCAGTACAGCCAGCGTGGATTTTCGATCTTCTGGTGCTTGCGTGCGGCGTTGAAGCCGAGTTGCCGGGTGAGCTCCACATCACGGCGCAGTTCCTCGTCGGTTGCGGCCATGAGCGAGTCAGGCCAATATCCCTGATCGAGCACCATCTTGAGGTAGTACGGACGGCCGTTGAGCAAAAAGCGGTTGCCCTGCACGTCCACCGAGCGGAGGGCCGTGTAGCTCCGCACGCGGTCGATGACCGTGTCTCCCTGCAACAGCTCCACCGTGGCGTCCATCAGGGTCGGGTGGTTGGGGCTCCAGAGCAGTTCGTTGCGAAAATCGTCGATGCCGGGGTCAGCGAGGGCGATGCGGCGCGACACCTCGTTCCAGCGTACGCGGTAGAGGTCGTCGGCGATCACGTCATCGCCGTGCGCGAGCCGCACCCGCAAGGACAGGTTTTCCGGTACCGTGCCGAGCAGCCGGACGTCCATCCCGATTTCCCAGCGTTCCATGTGCGAGGTCCACTGCAGTTCCTCGATCCGGATTTCCGGTACGCGCTCCAGCCACACCGGCTGCCAGATGCCGGTGGTGCGCGGATACCAGATGGAGTGCGCTTCGGGAAGCCAGTCCTGCTTGCCACGTGGCTTGGCCAGGTCGTGCGGATCGTCCTCGGCGCGCACCACGATTTCCAGCGTGTCGCTGCCGCGCGCCGCCTCGGTCACGTCAGCACAGAAGGGCGTGTGGCCTCCCTCGTGCGAAGCGAGGAGTTGCCCATTTACCCAGACTTTCGCGGCGTAATCGACGGCACCGAACTTGAGCAACAGCCGGTCTTGCTGGTCCTCGGCACTGATGGGTACGCTTAGCCCGTACCACACGACCGGATGAAAGTTCTCGTCGTGAATGCCGCTCTTTTTGCTTTCCGGCGGGTAAGGAACCAGGATTTCGCGGTCGAACCGCACATCTTCGGGGGTTTTCCAGCGGCCTGCGTCATCGTAGGCAAAGCGCCAGGTGCCGCACAGATCACGCCAGTTTTCGCGTTCGATCAGAGGATTGGGGTGTTTGGAGTGCTTCACGACGTCTCCTTTGTGCAGATGCGGTGCTCAGGGTAAAAGGCCCCACCAACTACAGCAGACCTGCATGAGCGCTCAGGCGTGGTCCGCCTGAGGAATCGCTTGAGGTTCGAAGCTGGGCCCGTGCGTTCTGGGTCCTTCGGGTGTCCAGTCAATGCGGTCAACGCACATGCGGCGCGCTGTTTTGTCTTTGTCCCAGGCGTGGTAGACGATGTAATCGTGGCCGTCGGGTCCCTTGACGACGCAGTTGTGGCCGGGCCCGACCACCACGCCGGGAACGGACTGCAGAATCGTCGGTCCGTCCGAGGCCGGCTCGACCCAGGGACCCAGCGGATGCGGCGCGACCGCGTACGAGACACCATAATTGGGTTCTTCCCAGGCGCCCCCGGAGTAGAACAGGTAGTACTGGCCGTCGTGCTTCACTGCGAACGGTCCTTCGAGGGTGTACCAGTCGTAAACGTTGCCGTACATCTCGCGGTTCTTCCGGAAAATCTGCCAGTCGCTCGTGGCGCGCAGTACCGTGCGCGGCTCGCCTGCAAGGCGGGTCATGCTTTCCAGACGGTCGACGACCAGGGCCGTGCCCACCCGCTCACCGTCGAGAAAGTCACGGGCGTAATAGAGATACCAGGTGCCATCGTCGTCCTGAAACGGGCTGGCGTCGATGGTAAAGGGATCGTCGGGAGTCAGAATGGCGCCCGCATCCCGGAAAGGACCTTCGGGTTTCTCGCTGATGGCCACACGAATCTGGTGGCCTTTGTCGCCGATACCCGCCGAGTAGTACATGTAGAACGCGCCGTCGTGAAAAGCAACCTCGGGTGCCCAGTAGTCCTGGGCGTTCTCGTCGGTTAACGGTTCGAGGGCGCCGCCCAGCGAGGTCCAGTCAACCAGGTCCTCAGAGCGCAGCACTTCGAATTTGTATCCGCGCTGCGCGCCTTCTCCCCCGTCCTCGGGTGCGGCACCCGTTCCATACGCGTAGTACACGCCCTCATGGCGCAGAACGAACGGATCGGCAAAATAGCCGGACGTGACCGGATTCGTGTAGGTGCCTTTCATCCTCCGGATTTTGCCCCTTTGCAATCGAGAATGCAGGAGGCCAGCGCAAGGGTAAAGAGAGCCTGAAGAGCAAAAAGCGAAGGATGCAGTTGTTCGTGCACGTGAGGATGATAGGCTATTATTAATCGAAGCTTCAAAAATGGCGTGCTGCACCTTGCGTGAGAAGCAGGGCTGAAGCCATGCCAAACGAAAGTTTCGAAAACTGGCAGTACGGCCAACGAGGCCTATTTCAGGAGGAAACGCATGTTGAACATCAAAAAGGCAATGTTGCTGCTGTGTGGTGCGCTGCTCGTGGGCACGTCGGACGCGCAGTCCTACAAGGGACCCAAAGTGCAGATCACTTACCTGCACGGCTTCACCGGCGCTGACCGACCGGTCATGGAAAAGCTGGTGCAGCAGTTCAACGCTGCTCACCCCAACATTCAGGTGCGTGCGCAGGCTCAGCCCTGGGGTACCACCTGGCAGCAGCTGCCGGCCCTGGTCGCCTCGGGCCGCGCTGCCGATGTGGTCGTCATCAACGAAGACCAGATCACCAACTTCATCGCGCGTGGCGCCGTGTCCCCGCTGACCGACGCCGAACTGAAATCAGCCGGCATCGACAAGAACCGCTTTTATGGCCCGCTCTTCAAGACTGCCGACTACAAGGGCGCATCGTACGGGCTGCCCATTTCTGCGGTGGCGTACACGATGTTCTACAACAAGGACCTGATGAAAAAAGCCGGGCTTGACCCCAACAAGCCCCCGCAGAATTACACCGATCTGGTCAAAGCCGCACAGGCCTGCACCACTGACAAGAGCGGCAAGAAAGCTGGCGAAGCAGGCTTCGACGCCAAGAATCTCGACACCTGGGGCATCAGCCTCTACAACAACTGGGTCGGAGCGCGCGCCGCGTACGCCGCGATCCTGCAGAACGGTGGCAGCCTGGTCGACAAGGACCTGAACGCCGCCTTCAATTCTCCGCAGGCCGTGGAAGGTGTGCAGCGGGTGGTCGATCTGGTGACGAGGCACAACGTCGCGCGCCCCAACAGCACCGAGGAAGCCGAACTGGCGGCCTTCAGCCAGGGCAAGGTCTGCTTCTTCCCCTCGGGTCAGTGGTACCTCGACCGTTTCGAGCAGCAGAAGATGAACTTCGGCGTGGCGTTCATGCCCCGCATTGGCGATAAGCAGGACGCCGCCTGGGGTGGTTCAAGCCACCTGACACTGCCCAAGCAGAAGGCGGGCTACGACAAGAACAAACGCGCTGCGGCCCTGGAGTTCGTCAACTGGATGACGCAGCCCGCGCAGAACCTCGCCTGGACCGAAGCGGGCAGTCTGCCCATCATGGCAGCCGTCGCGAAGGACAAGAAGTTCGAAGGCCGTCCGATCTCCGGCGTCTTCAGCAAACTCGACAGCATTTACGCCACGTCGGGTTTCCCATGGGGCGGACAGGTGCTGGGCCCCTTTGACAACGCCTGGGCGAACGCCTTCTCTGGCAAGAAGAGCGTCAAGCAGGCACTGGACGACGGTGTGAAGGAAGCCAATCAGCAGATTGCGCAAGCACGCAAGAATTTTCAGTAAATCCACGCGGGAGCGCCTTCTGGCGCTCCCGCCCTTTCCTGAGGAGTGATGCATGACAACGCACGCCTGTGCGGACCTTCACCACATGGAAATACGCAGCGAGGGCCTGACCAGTCGGCTCTCGCGCACACCTTTTGGCCTCTGCACCGTTCAAAGGAGTACGTCGTGAGCCTCACTGCTCCACGAATGCCGAGACGGCATGGATTCAACGATGCCAACCCTGTCGTGCCTTACCTGTACCTCTTGCCGTTCGCACTGTTTTTCCTGGTCTTCGTCGTATACCCGGTAGGATTTGGATTCTACGTCAGCCTGCACCGCTTTGACCTGCTTTCGGAAACCACTCCGTTCGTCGGTCTGGAGTACTACCGCGCCTTGTTTAACTTCGATACTCCGCAAGCACAGTTTTTCTGGCAGTCCATGCGGAACACCACCTTCTTCACCGTCGTCAGCGTGCCATTGCTGATCGCTACAGCGCTGGGGCTGGCGCTTTTGCTCAACCGGCCGATTTTCGGACGCTCGTTCTTCCGGGCGGTGTTTTTTCTGCCTGGCGTCCTGACCGTATCGGTGATGGGGATCTTGTGGCGCTGGATGTTCGACAACCAGATCGGCCTCGTGAACGCCGTACGGGGTGACGTCTTCGGGCTGCAGCCCCTGGCCTTTCTCTCGGTAGAGCAGCTGGCCTGGGTGCCGATCATCGTCGGGACGCTGTGGTGGACGATCGGCTTCAATATGACGCTGTATCTGGCGGCGCTGGGCAACATCTCCACCAGTTATTACGAGGCCGCCGACATTGACGGCGCGACTCCCTGGGCGAAATTTCGCTTTATCACCTGGCCGCTCCTGGGCCCCGTGACGCTGTTTGTCTTCGTGACAACCGTCCTGGCTTCGTTTCAGCTGTTCGGACAGTCACTGCTGATCACGGCCGGGGGACCGAACCGCTCTACCCAGAGCGCCATCATGTACATCACCGAAGAGGCGTTCACGAACAACCAGTTCTCCTCTGCAACGGCGATGTCGTTTATGTTCGGTCTGGTCATGCTGATCTTTACGTACCTGCAGTTCCGCATCATGGCGCGTGACGCGCGAGGAGGCTGACGTGGCCCTTTCTGCTCCCCGCACGCAGACGATTGGCAAAACAGCCGAGACGCGGCGCAGACGTGCTCCCCGTGACCTTCCGAGATTTTTGCTGCTGTGCCTGCTGGCCGTGATTTTTCTGGCCCCGATGTACTGGATGATCGCCACGTCATTCAAGATGGAAACGGACGTGATTTCCACGCCGACCCAGTGGTTCCCGGTCCGGCCGACCCTGGAAAACTACCAGGAGGTGCTGACCTCCCCTGATGGCAACATCCTGCGCTGGATGTGGAATTCCTTCTTCGTGGCGACCGTCTTCACGCTGCTGCACGTCGCGTTGTGCGCGCTCACGGCTTATCCGCTGGCCCGCATGCGTTTTCCAGGCCGAGACACCCTTTTCTGGATCATTCTGGGGTCGATGATGATTCCCTGGGTGGTCACCCTTATTCCGACGTACCTGATGATGCTGCGCTTCGACTGGATTGACAGCTTCAACGCGCTCATCTGGCCGGGGCTGGCCGGCGCCTTTGGGGTGTTCCTGCTGCGTCAGTTCTTTATCTCGCTGCCCAAGGAACTGGAAGAGGCTGCCCGGCTTGATGGAGCCAACAGCCTTCAGGTGCTGTGGCACATCATTTTGCCCTTGTCGATTCCCGCGCTGGTGACACTGGGAATCTTTGCCTTCATGGGTTCGTGGAATAACTTCATCTGGCCACTTTATGTCGTGACCGACATCGACAAGCTCACGCTGCCCGTGGGTGTGACCACTTTCTCGCAGCGCTATGTCACCGAATACGGGAAGCTGATGGCCGCAACGGCCATTGCCTCGGTTCCGGTCTTGATCGCTTATCTCTTCGCTCAGCGCTATCTGATTTCAGGACTGGCGACCACGGGCATGAAGGAATAATTCGTTCTCATCGATTTGCCCGGTGAACGTGAGATAAACGTTCACCGGGCTCATTTTCATCTTATTCACAGTACGATTTTTTGCGTACAATCTGAGCATGACCTCAATGCCTGTTGAGAGCGCACTCACAAGTTACTCAGAGAACGTGCCGCTTTCGACTTTCGCCAACCCTGTCATCGCCGAGGACTTTGCCGATCCTTTCATTCTGCGCCAAGGCCTGCTGTACTACGCTTATTCCACGGCCTTTGGGGGCGAGGAGCTGCCCACCCGCCGTTCGTACGATCTGCTCAACTGGACGAACCTTGGCGACACCATGGGCCCACTGCCCGTCTGGGCCGAGCGCGGCTTCACGTGGGCGCCCGACATCATGGCCGTCGAGGATGGCTTCATGCTGTACTACACGGCCCGCCACCGCGCGAGCGAACAGCAGGTCATCGGCGCGGCGTTTTCCACGTCGCCCGAGGGTCCTTTCCTGGACACCTCCGAGACGCCCTTCATCTCCCAGCATGAACTCGGCGGCGTGATCGACGCGCACGCCTTTATCGACCGCGACGGCCAGCGTTACCTCTACTGGAAGAACGACGGCAACAGCTGCGGCCTGCGCACCTTCATCTGGGTACAGCGTCTCTCGGACGACGGACGGCAGCTCGTCGGAGAGCGCGTGGCCTTGATCGGCAACGACCAGCACTGGGAGGGAAACCTGATCGAAGCGCCCTTTGTGCACGCCCGCGACGGTCAGTACTTCCTCTTTTACTCGGCTGCCCATTACGGTGACGAAACCTACGGCGTCGGCTACGCGGTCGGCTCTTCACCCATGGGGCCCTTTCAGAAAGTTCAGGACGGGCCCCTGCTCAGCACCTTCGGCGAAGTGGCCGGTCCGGGCGGTCAGGGCATTCTCAGTGACGAGGCTGGCAACACCTGGATGTACTACCACGCCTGGACGAAGGGGCAGGTCGGCTACGAAGCGGGCGGCGCCCGTAGCCTGCGCTGTGAGCCGCTGTGGTGGAACCAGGGGCACCCGGTGCTGGAGAGCAGCGCGTTTCTTCCCTTGCCTGCTCCTCCCAGCGAGAATGAAATGCCGGCCCTCAGCCTGGCCTGACGCGCCCTACAATTCATCGTCTTTTCCTGAAGCCCCGCTCACCCCAGAGCGGGGCGCTCAACATGGAATAGAATCGATGTACACGCACAACCCGGCCCAAGCGCCACCGTTTCGGAAAGGTCGTTCTGAATGACAAGACGTTAC
The Deinococcus peraridilitoris DSM 19664 genome window above contains:
- a CDS encoding carbohydrate ABC transporter permease — protein: MSLTAPRMPRRHGFNDANPVVPYLYLLPFALFFLVFVVYPVGFGFYVSLHRFDLLSETTPFVGLEYYRALFNFDTPQAQFFWQSMRNTTFFTVVSVPLLIATALGLALLLNRPIFGRSFFRAVFFLPGVLTVSVMGILWRWMFDNQIGLVNAVRGDVFGLQPLAFLSVEQLAWVPIIVGTLWWTIGFNMTLYLAALGNISTSYYEAADIDGATPWAKFRFITWPLLGPVTLFVFVTTVLASFQLFGQSLLITAGGPNRSTQSAIMYITEEAFTNNQFSSATAMSFMFGLVMLIFTYLQFRIMARDARGG
- a CDS encoding O-acetylhomoserine aminocarboxypropyltransferase/cysteine synthase family protein gives rise to the protein MSHPKEQSKNFVNSLDEAHSATQAVHVGLQRGPGEGVGLPIYDAVAWEFQDLEHAAHIFATNDGLSYSRIGNPTLSALEARVSALEGALGAVVTGTGQAATLLSLITLARAGDHIVASASLFGGTVALLTSVLPNFGITTSLVANDAESIRAALQPNTRAVLVETIGNPALDIPDFGAISGVTRTAGVPLIVDNTWGAVGALCQPFRHGADIIVHSLTKWAAGHGAALGGAVLCRPGLDCSANPLFSEHDREGVSLWQRHGELAFLWRARQLGLSQMGMVLSPQLAKSIFQGLETMQLRVERECATTLALAHWLQSQPGVTQVAYPGLESHPSNTLAHRYLPSGPGAVLTFNVAGGLEGASRFLSALTLIRRAANLGDTRTLAIHPWTTTHGRLGEAARIQAGVTPDLIRLSVGLEAPGDLQADLRRALDAALRSELVSSD
- a CDS encoding glycoside hydrolase family 2 TIM barrel-domain containing protein, with amino-acid sequence MKHSKHPNPLIERENWRDLCGTWRFAYDDAGRWKTPEDVRFDREILVPYPPESKKSGIHDENFHPVVWYGLSVPISAEDQQDRLLLKFGAVDYAAKVWVNGQLLASHEGGHTPFCADVTEAARGSDTLEIVVRAEDDPHDLAKPRGKQDWLPEAHSIWYPRTTGIWQPVWLERVPEIRIEELQWTSHMERWEIGMDVRLLGTVPENLSLRVRLAHGDDVIADDLYRVRWNEVSRRIALADPGIDDFRNELLWSPNHPTLMDATVELLQGDTVIDRVRSYTALRSVDVQGNRFLLNGRPYYLKMVLDQGYWPDSLMAATDEELRRDVELTRQLGFNAARKHQKIENPRWLYWCDVLGLLVWEEMPSPYRFNNTAVERLTREWTEAIKRDASHPCIVAWVPLNESWGVPDLPTNAAHRDYVRALYHLTKTLDPSRPVIGNDGWEHVATDLITVHDYTDDPDVLRLRYGTLESTRRSIEQQRPGDRVITVAGFQVAEQPVILSEFGGIAFVPGGNPGKGFGVSEYEAESGWGYSVSDDEADFLNDYTGLLEATHECFGLSGFCYTQLTDTFQEKNGLLYEDRSPKTDMRALAHATQGSRTPREMTIDPAMNPFGYGMRWRKRLTAPTASDD
- a CDS encoding glycoside hydrolase family 43 protein, producing MTSMPVESALTSYSENVPLSTFANPVIAEDFADPFILRQGLLYYAYSTAFGGEELPTRRSYDLLNWTNLGDTMGPLPVWAERGFTWAPDIMAVEDGFMLYYTARHRASEQQVIGAAFSTSPEGPFLDTSETPFISQHELGGVIDAHAFIDRDGQRYLYWKNDGNSCGLRTFIWVQRLSDDGRQLVGERVALIGNDQHWEGNLIEAPFVHARDGQYFLFYSAAHYGDETYGVGYAVGSSPMGPFQKVQDGPLLSTFGEVAGPGGQGILSDEAGNTWMYYHAWTKGQVGYEAGGARSLRCEPLWWNQGHPVLESSAFLPLPAPPSENEMPALSLA
- a CDS encoding carbohydrate ABC transporter permease produces the protein MALSAPRTQTIGKTAETRRRRAPRDLPRFLLLCLLAVIFLAPMYWMIATSFKMETDVISTPTQWFPVRPTLENYQEVLTSPDGNILRWMWNSFFVATVFTLLHVALCALTAYPLARMRFPGRDTLFWIILGSMMIPWVVTLIPTYLMMLRFDWIDSFNALIWPGLAGAFGVFLLRQFFISLPKELEEAARLDGANSLQVLWHIILPLSIPALVTLGIFAFMGSWNNFIWPLYVVTDIDKLTLPVGVTTFSQRYVTEYGKLMAATAIASVPVLIAYLFAQRYLISGLATTGMKE
- a CDS encoding glycoside hydrolase family 43 protein, which translates into the protein MKGTYTNPVTSGYFADPFVLRHEGVYYAYGTGAAPEDGGEGAQRGYKFEVLRSEDLVDWTSLGGALEPLTDENAQDYWAPEVAFHDGAFYMYYSAGIGDKGHQIRVAISEKPEGPFRDAGAILTPDDPFTIDASPFQDDDGTWYLYYARDFLDGERVGTALVVDRLESMTRLAGEPRTVLRATSDWQIFRKNREMYGNVYDWYTLEGPFAVKHDGQYYLFYSGGAWEEPNYGVSYAVAPHPLGPWVEPASDGPTILQSVPGVVVGPGHNCVVKGPDGHDYIVYHAWDKDKTARRMCVDRIDWTPEGPRTHGPSFEPQAIPQADHA
- a CDS encoding ABC transporter substrate-binding protein; protein product: MLNIKKAMLLLCGALLVGTSDAQSYKGPKVQITYLHGFTGADRPVMEKLVQQFNAAHPNIQVRAQAQPWGTTWQQLPALVASGRAADVVVINEDQITNFIARGAVSPLTDAELKSAGIDKNRFYGPLFKTADYKGASYGLPISAVAYTMFYNKDLMKKAGLDPNKPPQNYTDLVKAAQACTTDKSGKKAGEAGFDAKNLDTWGISLYNNWVGARAAYAAILQNGGSLVDKDLNAAFNSPQAVEGVQRVVDLVTRHNVARPNSTEEAELAAFSQGKVCFFPSGQWYLDRFEQQKMNFGVAFMPRIGDKQDAAWGGSSHLTLPKQKAGYDKNKRAAALEFVNWMTQPAQNLAWTEAGSLPIMAAVAKDKKFEGRPISGVFSKLDSIYATSGFPWGGQVLGPFDNAWANAFSGKKSVKQALDDGVKEANQQIAQARKNFQ